The proteins below are encoded in one region of Prosthecobacter dejongeii:
- a CDS encoding sulfatase, translating into MKQAFFFLAALAFTLSPQIQAAGKPNVLFIAIDDQNDWIGHMGGHPLAKTPNMDKLAARGTTFLNAHCNAPLCNPSRTSLLLGLRSTTTGIYGLSPWFRTLPRWKDRVTLPKHFEANGYRTLATGKIYHGGTGGGAGKGKNKAKAKSDSADEFQVTAPYGGVGTKPPAKLIPPTPMGNNPLMDWGVWPLDNDDTSKGDYQVASWTVEQIKKAPKDQPFFLAAGFFLPHVPCYATQKWFDLYPDDDSVLPKVLEDDRQDTPRFSWYMHWNLPEPRLKWVKENNQWRNLVRSYLACTSFVDAQIGRLMTALDEAGIADNTIIVLWGDHGWHLGEKAITGKNSLWDEGTRVPLIFAGPGVKPGQRCTQPAELLDIYPTLLELAGLPARTDIEGLSLMPQLQKADTKRERPAITSHNQGNHGIRSERWRYIRYADGSEELYDMLNDPEGWKNLAAAPEHAAVIADHKKWLPKIDVPPAPNSASRVLTYDPTTDEAVWEGEVVKRSTPIPE; encoded by the coding sequence CTTCACGCTTTCCCCTCAGATCCAGGCTGCGGGGAAGCCTAACGTACTGTTCATCGCGATTGATGATCAGAATGACTGGATTGGCCACATGGGAGGGCATCCTTTGGCGAAGACGCCGAACATGGACAAACTGGCGGCACGCGGAACGACGTTTCTCAATGCGCACTGCAATGCCCCACTGTGCAATCCTTCAAGAACGAGCTTGCTGTTAGGTCTGCGCTCCACCACCACGGGCATTTATGGCCTGTCACCCTGGTTTCGCACCCTGCCGCGGTGGAAGGATCGGGTGACGCTGCCCAAGCACTTTGAGGCGAATGGTTATCGCACCCTAGCGACGGGGAAGATCTACCACGGCGGCACCGGTGGCGGTGCAGGGAAGGGCAAGAATAAAGCCAAAGCCAAGAGCGACAGTGCCGATGAATTTCAGGTCACGGCTCCTTACGGTGGGGTGGGGACGAAGCCGCCTGCGAAGCTCATCCCCCCGACGCCGATGGGGAACAATCCCCTCATGGACTGGGGCGTCTGGCCGCTGGACAATGATGATACCTCCAAGGGAGACTACCAGGTGGCGAGCTGGACGGTGGAGCAGATCAAAAAAGCGCCCAAGGACCAGCCGTTTTTCTTAGCGGCAGGTTTCTTTCTTCCCCACGTTCCTTGTTATGCCACGCAGAAGTGGTTCGACCTGTATCCAGATGATGACAGCGTCTTGCCCAAGGTGCTAGAGGATGATCGGCAGGATACACCGCGCTTTTCCTGGTACATGCATTGGAACCTACCTGAGCCCCGACTGAAATGGGTGAAGGAAAACAACCAATGGCGGAATCTGGTGCGCAGCTACCTGGCCTGCACCAGCTTTGTGGATGCGCAGATCGGCCGCTTGATGACCGCACTGGATGAGGCAGGCATCGCCGACAATACCATCATCGTTCTGTGGGGAGACCACGGCTGGCACCTGGGAGAAAAAGCCATCACAGGAAAAAACTCGCTGTGGGATGAGGGCACGCGCGTGCCGCTGATCTTTGCCGGACCTGGGGTGAAGCCGGGGCAGCGCTGCACGCAGCCTGCGGAGCTGCTGGACATTTATCCCACCCTGCTGGAGCTGGCGGGGCTGCCCGCGAGGACAGACATCGAGGGCCTGAGCCTGATGCCGCAGTTGCAGAAAGCTGACACAAAGCGCGAGCGCCCCGCCATCACCAGCCACAACCAGGGGAACCACGGCATCCGCAGTGAGCGTTGGCGCTACATCCGGTATGCCGATGGCAGTGAAGAACTCTACGACATGCTGAATGACCCTGAAGGCTGGAAGAATCTAGCGGCAGCGCCAGAGCATGCGGCGGTGATTGCCGACCATAAAAAGTGGCTGCCGAAAATAGATGTGCCTCCTGCGCCTAACAGTGCCAGCCGCGTGCTGACCTATGACCCCACCACGGATGAAGCCGTGTGGGAAGGGGAGGTGGTGAAGCGTAGCACCCCTATCCCTGAGTGA
- a CDS encoding metallophosphoesterase family protein, which produces MKKKPSSVTRRDALKLTAAGLSSLAFPPASVSAQDSALPFGTQFPELDSLATGEWWVAKTKMPGKGKAKGGGASKPPSMDVPREDVVAFALYTYQAGVLKMTAQLFPLKPGEVREARLEVQRDGAWKEVAKAEVLYPGWDVHFRVEGWDASVSVPYRVRHGERAMFEGLIRRDPVDQEEIVIANMSCNSSRTTGLRPEIIDNLKSQNPDVLFFAGDQTYRHTEHTAGWIEFGLQFREIMRDRPTICIPDDHDVGHPNLWGENGKLSTLPGNADGGYMYPVEYVNQVQRQQSWHLPDSPDPAPVERGITVYFTRMTVGGVDMAILEDRKFKSGPAGKIPQMGPRPDHINDPSYDPKTIDLPGLQLLGERQEKFLRDWGQDWTGAAMKAVLSQTAFCGAVHMHGKEKDRLLADLDCNGWPQTPRDRALEEIRRAWAVHLCGDQHLAVMVKQGIKEFGDGPYAFTSPALVNTIYGRWWHPLDEKPGPNPIPGSPLPWTGDFKDGLGNRISMMAYANPPDIQDEKQRADGYGLVRFNKKHRQITFECWPRFADVKKDPQGQFPGWPITVDMQANDGRKVAGYLPELVFEGAADPVVQVIEDSTGDLLYTVRVSGSRFQPRVYALGTHTVKVGRDRPDAHTLASLQPTPSAEAAGQRVLHGAGGKGN; this is translated from the coding sequence ATGAAAAAGAAACCTTCCTCCGTCACCCGTCGTGATGCGCTGAAACTGACGGCTGCGGGCCTGAGCTCTCTGGCTTTTCCGCCCGCGTCCGTGTCAGCCCAGGATTCCGCGCTCCCCTTCGGCACCCAGTTTCCAGAGCTGGACTCTCTCGCCACCGGGGAGTGGTGGGTGGCAAAAACGAAGATGCCAGGCAAGGGGAAAGCCAAAGGCGGCGGCGCTAGCAAGCCCCCCTCCATGGATGTGCCGCGTGAGGACGTGGTGGCTTTTGCCCTCTACACTTATCAAGCCGGGGTGCTGAAGATGACCGCGCAGTTGTTTCCTCTCAAGCCCGGTGAGGTGCGCGAAGCTCGACTGGAAGTGCAGCGCGATGGCGCTTGGAAAGAGGTCGCCAAAGCAGAGGTGCTGTATCCAGGATGGGACGTGCATTTCCGGGTGGAGGGGTGGGATGCCAGCGTCTCGGTGCCCTATCGTGTGCGCCATGGTGAGCGGGCGATGTTTGAGGGCCTCATCCGCAGAGATCCGGTGGACCAGGAAGAGATCGTCATCGCCAACATGTCATGCAATTCCAGCCGCACGACCGGGCTGAGGCCGGAGATCATTGACAATCTGAAATCGCAAAATCCAGACGTGCTTTTCTTTGCTGGAGATCAGACGTATCGGCACACCGAGCACACCGCTGGCTGGATCGAGTTCGGCCTTCAGTTCCGCGAGATCATGCGGGATCGTCCCACCATCTGCATTCCCGATGATCACGACGTGGGACATCCGAATCTGTGGGGTGAAAATGGCAAACTCTCCACCCTGCCTGGCAATGCCGACGGCGGCTACATGTACCCTGTGGAGTATGTGAACCAGGTGCAGCGCCAGCAGTCCTGGCACCTGCCAGATTCGCCCGACCCCGCGCCCGTGGAGCGCGGCATCACCGTCTATTTCACGCGGATGACCGTGGGCGGTGTGGACATGGCCATTTTAGAAGACCGGAAGTTTAAGAGCGGCCCCGCCGGCAAGATCCCCCAGATGGGTCCCCGCCCAGACCACATCAATGACCCCAGCTATGACCCGAAGACCATTGATCTTCCCGGCCTGCAACTGCTGGGCGAGCGGCAGGAAAAGTTCCTGCGTGACTGGGGGCAGGACTGGACTGGCGCAGCGATGAAGGCCGTGCTTTCGCAGACGGCTTTCTGCGGGGCTGTGCACATGCATGGGAAGGAAAAGGATCGCCTGCTGGCGGACCTGGATTGCAACGGCTGGCCCCAGACCCCGCGCGACCGCGCGCTGGAGGAAATCCGCCGGGCCTGGGCGGTGCATCTGTGTGGGGACCAGCACCTGGCCGTCATGGTCAAACAGGGCATCAAGGAATTTGGCGATGGCCCCTATGCCTTCACCAGTCCGGCGCTGGTGAATACCATCTATGGCCGCTGGTGGCATCCGCTGGATGAGAAGCCAGGGCCGAACCCCATCCCTGGCAGCCCTCTGCCCTGGACCGGAGATTTTAAAGATGGACTGGGCAACCGCATCAGCATGATGGCCTATGCGAATCCACCCGACATCCAGGATGAAAAGCAGCGTGCCGATGGTTATGGCCTGGTGCGGTTTAACAAAAAGCATCGTCAAATCACCTTCGAGTGCTGGCCCCGTTTTGCCGATGTGAAAAAGGACCCGCAGGGGCAGTTTCCCGGCTGGCCGATCACCGTGGACATGCAGGCCAATGATGGCCGTAAGGTGGCTGGCTATCTCCCAGAGTTGGTCTTTGAGGGCGCGGCAGATCCCGTGGTGCAGGTCATCGAAGACAGCACCGGAGACCTGCTCTACACCGTGCGTGTCAGCGGCAGCCGCTTCCAGCCCCGCGTTTATGCCCTGGGCACCCACACCGTGAAGGTGGGGCGTGACCGCCCCGATGCGCACACCTTGGCCTCCCTCCAGCCCACGCCTAGCGCAGAGGCCGCAGGTCAGCGCGTCCTCCACGGGGCAGGGGGAAAGGGGAATTAA
- the thrC gene encoding threonine synthase produces the protein MFYISTRGQTRPHSFTEAVEAGLATDGGLFLPEKLPDLSGKLAGWAGLSYPELAAEFFQIFAPEIPAEEWRALTKEAYSRFDSPDVAPLRKLSDQTYVLELWHGPTLAFKDFALQLLGLLYKRQVKLKGQRLAVLGATSGDTGSAAIHGCMGQEGIEIFILYPTGRVAPLQERQMACTGASNVFAIPVPGTFDDAQRVVKECFGDAAFISEVNLSAVNSINIARVLAQCVYYIWASLKLPAEARATAEFVVPTGNFGNVLAGWLAQQMGLPCGSFRVATNQNDILYRFFETGEYRQGEVAPSFAPSMDIQAASNFERYLYFMLGKDQNRVREIMLRMKNGDRVTLPKTQSSLRASRMDDATIERVIGQVWQDYQYVVDPHTACAFTDMAPDRVSVVLSTASPAKFPEVVQQATGREPLHPSLETLKEKPLETHPLEATAQAVKAFIREKLAL, from the coding sequence ATGTTTTATATCTCCACCCGCGGGCAGACCCGTCCCCATTCCTTCACTGAAGCCGTCGAAGCCGGTCTGGCTACGGATGGGGGACTGTTTTTGCCTGAGAAGCTGCCGGACCTTTCTGGCAAGCTGGCTGGCTGGGCGGGGCTTTCCTACCCGGAACTGGCCGCCGAGTTTTTCCAGATTTTCGCTCCCGAGATCCCAGCGGAGGAATGGCGCGCGCTGACGAAGGAAGCGTACTCCCGCTTTGATTCGCCCGATGTCGCCCCGCTAAGAAAGCTCTCGGACCAGACCTACGTGCTGGAGCTGTGGCATGGGCCCACGCTGGCCTTCAAGGACTTCGCCCTCCAGCTTCTGGGGCTGCTTTACAAACGGCAGGTGAAGCTGAAAGGGCAGCGCCTAGCCGTCTTGGGTGCCACCTCAGGCGATACGGGCAGCGCGGCCATTCATGGCTGCATGGGCCAGGAGGGCATCGAGATTTTCATTCTCTATCCCACAGGTCGTGTGGCGCCGCTGCAGGAGCGCCAGATGGCCTGCACGGGTGCTAGCAATGTGTTTGCCATCCCGGTGCCGGGGACCTTTGACGATGCGCAGCGCGTGGTGAAGGAATGTTTTGGCGATGCGGCCTTCATCTCCGAGGTGAACCTTTCCGCCGTCAACAGCATCAACATCGCCCGCGTGCTGGCCCAGTGCGTGTATTACATCTGGGCCTCGCTGAAACTTCCCGCTGAAGCACGCGCCACGGCGGAGTTCGTGGTGCCCACGGGGAACTTTGGCAACGTGCTGGCTGGGTGGCTGGCGCAGCAGATGGGGCTTCCTTGCGGCAGCTTCCGCGTGGCCACGAACCAGAACGATATCTTGTATCGCTTCTTTGAAACGGGCGAATATCGTCAGGGAGAGGTGGCTCCCAGCTTTGCCCCGAGCATGGACATCCAGGCGGCGTCTAACTTTGAGCGTTACCTTTATTTCATGTTGGGGAAGGACCAGAACCGCGTGCGCGAGATCATGCTGCGCATGAAGAATGGGGACCGGGTGACGCTGCCGAAAACGCAGTCCAGCCTGCGGGCCTCCCGCATGGATGATGCCACCATCGAGCGAGTGATCGGCCAGGTGTGGCAGGACTACCAGTATGTGGTGGATCCCCACACCGCCTGCGCCTTCACGGACATGGCTCCAGATCGCGTGAGTGTGGTGCTCAGCACGGCCAGCCCGGCCAAGTTCCCTGAAGTGGTGCAGCAGGCCACGGGCCGTGAACCGCTGCACCCCAGCCTAGAAACCTTGAAGGAGAAGCCGCTGGAAACGCATCCCCTGGAGGCCACCGCTCAGGCAGTGAAAGCCTTCATCCGGGAAAAGCTGGCGCTTTAA
- a CDS encoding tetratricopeptide repeat protein: protein MNEPPYPTSLVLLASVTAVGLITWSIMNPVAPAKVAGDQPAPAVAMEAKTVMEMLAPAGPKSKTDRLLVEAEQMTLKRPQQAASWIQLGDALVQKQRETQAPVWYAQAEKAYQKAWQIEPQNTEALNGLAWVYGGRHDFKESVRWAKLALEVDPTHPISHGIIGDAAVELGDFERAYESYQAMMDARPDLSAYSRGAYLVWLSGDSRKARWLMQQAIDAGGPHAENTAWCHTRLAMMLFHEGALLPAAQAVEKALRETPDHAPLLLMQGKIKVAMDDEAGATAAYQAVLTQEENHEALVGMGDLHLLRGRKQEAEAFFQRVEKLHLSNAKQGIHDHTQMARFYADHDRELEKALTFAEEHAQTQNVYEADTLAWALYHKGEFLRARKVIEIALRAGTPDAEIYYHAGLIATALKDRPGAKKLLARALSLNPRFHPLHSGKAVKALDELAQPLATTE, encoded by the coding sequence ATGAACGAGCCTCCTTATCCCACCTCTCTGGTGCTTTTGGCTTCTGTGACGGCGGTGGGCCTGATCACGTGGTCCATCATGAACCCAGTGGCCCCGGCGAAAGTCGCCGGGGATCAGCCCGCTCCAGCGGTGGCCATGGAGGCGAAGACGGTGATGGAAATGCTGGCCCCGGCCGGCCCAAAATCGAAGACGGATCGCCTGCTGGTCGAGGCGGAGCAAATGACGCTGAAGCGCCCGCAGCAGGCTGCTTCATGGATCCAGCTAGGCGATGCCCTGGTCCAGAAACAAAGGGAAACCCAGGCCCCCGTCTGGTATGCCCAGGCTGAAAAGGCCTACCAAAAAGCATGGCAAATCGAACCCCAGAATACCGAGGCGCTGAATGGGCTGGCGTGGGTCTATGGCGGTCGGCATGATTTCAAGGAAAGCGTGCGCTGGGCCAAGCTGGCGCTGGAGGTGGACCCCACACACCCCATTTCTCATGGCATCATCGGGGATGCAGCGGTGGAGTTGGGCGACTTTGAACGGGCCTATGAAAGTTATCAGGCCATGATGGATGCGCGGCCTGATTTATCCGCCTACAGCCGTGGAGCCTACCTGGTCTGGCTGAGTGGAGATTCCAGAAAGGCGCGCTGGCTCATGCAGCAGGCCATTGACGCAGGTGGTCCCCATGCAGAGAACACCGCGTGGTGTCACACCCGACTCGCCATGATGCTCTTCCACGAAGGTGCACTTTTACCCGCAGCTCAGGCCGTGGAAAAGGCCCTGCGTGAAACACCCGATCATGCGCCGCTGCTTTTGATGCAGGGTAAAATCAAGGTGGCCATGGATGATGAAGCCGGGGCCACAGCCGCCTACCAGGCCGTCTTAACGCAGGAAGAGAACCACGAAGCGCTCGTCGGCATGGGGGATCTGCACCTCCTTCGCGGGCGGAAACAGGAGGCGGAGGCTTTCTTCCAGCGGGTGGAAAAGCTGCACCTCTCGAACGCGAAACAAGGCATCCATGATCACACCCAGATGGCCCGTTTCTATGCCGACCATGATCGCGAGCTGGAGAAGGCCCTGACCTTTGCCGAAGAACATGCCCAGACTCAAAATGTGTATGAGGCCGATACGCTGGCCTGGGCCCTTTACCATAAGGGGGAATTTTTGCGCGCCCGGAAAGTCATCGAAATCGCCCTCCGTGCAGGCACCCCCGATGCTGAAATCTATTATCATGCAGGTCTCATCGCCACAGCGCTCAAAGATCGTCCAGGGGCGAAAAAACTGCTCGCACGTGCCTTGAGTTTGAACCCCCGCTTTCACCCGCTGCACTCAGGAAAAGCGGTGAAAGCTCTGGATGAACTGGCCCAGCCCCTGGCGACGACGGAATGA
- a CDS encoding DUF4331 domain-containing protein, translating into MKTHSTPSQGLLRPWLKTRPGRLLAVATSLLTLGIPQAQASSHSDAPLIKQDPQVNLTDVYAFVRQRPSGEKVLVVEVSVRPFSEPGDGVIYDRFADDALYCIHIAHPVTGVTIQRYNFRFSDMNPVKGPSLKNPDTILSYGRGTEVGPIVNVGDARQNYTQTYTISRNVGERVTTLGRNLMVPPPNVGARTTPAYNDAETGRAISGATSRETLDSYTQETTYDLPSGVTVFAGPREDGFYADTAGIFDLLDSRILDNTGSLADGLGQDGNGVDGFKGFNVLHYGIVIPLSQLPSFAYTGALQPAATGVGVFASVRRPQAILYPSRTSSSAFVQVNRLGNPLFNEVLVSLGSKDLYNRTLPNTDKSTFARFAENPEVAVLINTVFGTGFATTGRADLRAVYIPDVIRVNTTTGPVRVAGDEGFSRLSFIGGDTIADGNGNMIPSGWPNGRRFGDDVVDIALTAVASGPTFETITVVGDNIPSNDQVYNRTFPYAATPHSGTRNEKDSMRIWKATTN; encoded by the coding sequence ATGAAAACTCATTCCACTCCTTCCCAGGGGCTTCTTCGCCCTTGGTTGAAGACACGCCCAGGACGGCTCCTAGCCGTCGCCACTTCCTTACTCACCCTGGGGATACCTCAAGCTCAGGCCTCCAGCCACAGTGACGCACCGCTCATCAAGCAAGATCCGCAGGTGAATCTCACGGATGTTTATGCCTTCGTGCGCCAGCGTCCTTCGGGAGAAAAAGTGCTGGTGGTGGAGGTGAGCGTGCGGCCTTTTTCCGAGCCTGGAGATGGGGTCATTTATGATCGTTTTGCCGATGATGCTCTCTACTGCATCCACATCGCCCATCCAGTCACGGGGGTGACGATCCAGCGGTACAACTTCCGTTTCTCGGACATGAATCCGGTGAAAGGTCCGAGTTTGAAGAACCCAGATACCATCTTGTCTTATGGCCGTGGCACGGAGGTGGGCCCCATCGTGAATGTGGGGGATGCGCGGCAAAATTACACGCAGACTTACACCATCTCTCGCAATGTGGGAGAGCGTGTGACCACCCTGGGGCGCAATCTCATGGTGCCGCCGCCGAATGTGGGCGCACGCACCACCCCCGCTTACAATGACGCGGAAACAGGCCGCGCCATCTCAGGTGCGACCTCGCGTGAAACGCTGGATTCCTACACCCAGGAAACCACGTATGACCTGCCCAGTGGCGTGACCGTTTTCGCGGGGCCACGGGAAGATGGCTTCTATGCGGATACGGCTGGGATTTTTGATCTCTTAGACAGCCGCATCCTCGATAACACGGGGAGTCTGGCCGATGGGCTAGGCCAGGATGGCAATGGGGTGGATGGCTTTAAAGGGTTTAACGTGCTGCATTACGGCATCGTCATCCCGCTGTCTCAACTCCCGAGCTTTGCCTACACGGGGGCTCTTCAGCCAGCGGCTACGGGGGTGGGAGTTTTTGCCTCTGTGCGCCGTCCGCAGGCCATTTTGTATCCTTCCCGGACTTCCTCCAGTGCCTTTGTGCAGGTGAATCGCCTGGGCAATCCGCTGTTCAATGAAGTGCTGGTGTCTCTGGGTTCCAAAGACCTCTACAACCGCACGCTGCCAAATACGGATAAGAGCACGTTCGCACGCTTTGCTGAAAATCCTGAGGTGGCGGTGCTGATCAATACGGTGTTCGGCACGGGCTTTGCCACGACAGGAAGGGCAGACCTGCGGGCTGTTTACATCCCAGATGTGATCCGCGTGAATACCACGACGGGACCGGTGAGAGTGGCCGGGGATGAAGGCTTCAGCCGCCTAAGTTTCATCGGCGGAGACACGATCGCCGATGGCAATGGCAACATGATTCCTTCCGGTTGGCCGAATGGTCGCCGGTTTGGTGATGATGTGGTGGACATCGCGCTCACGGCAGTCGCCAGTGGCCCGACCTTTGAAACCATCACGGTGGTGGGGGACAATATTCCCTCCAATGACCAAGTGTACAACCGCACCTTCCCGTATGCGGCCACGCCTCACTCAGGCACGCGGAATGAGAAGGACTCCATGCGCATTTGGAAGGCTACCACAAACTGA
- a CDS encoding FHA domain-containing protein yields the protein MNNPPPFEKNHTDPAHLLVGDKRIHLTGTTLLVGRHTTNDLVLEHESISSHHAVIKANEDGFVLVDMDSTNGTFLNGEKVTEVQLTDNDQIMFGSVETFFIQPQMSSSAFSLEMVAPNHPIPADKAMPLPFSWWPRNRLISFLAAVFFGVLIIFNVAMNPFAAVFFVLFFYVPMTGVRYFKYWFQTPRTAKHFVNAKPAGPRPFWWHPAFIGSAFAALVVLLTVMSAASHTKDEMAVASQYRQANQAALEEHTSFGSHAEYAIATAANVYAGDVITPLVQGIDHYSTTQELQTRIKAAEAYEQDLASTRQNDGGVIFIAVMVLLVVGGVIFWKIYAWIKKEWSTVTLMVMFAFPASSFAETPPAGLALDNGWASPMHGGIAAMKELGSLLSPFARPSPNVAPAPEIEIYQGVTYLMPYAEAKQKLRLTQNIVPKNKVITAGFPKDSLFHYAFDGIFDGGFNKLYIVTDKADQVVAVQLVCESPRRDMLRDIYTAPDWSMYNFINNRRKATTRLWVDHQTHFLRTGSWREYRKASGYAHPEGKETVIRIDSALMDPDSLKGSNYRGQEWKLLEVSQLYLPKPLMELMMHYIGTTGQR from the coding sequence ATGAACAACCCGCCTCCTTTCGAGAAAAATCACACTGATCCTGCTCACTTACTGGTGGGGGACAAGCGCATTCACCTGACTGGTACAACTTTGTTAGTGGGCCGTCATACGACGAATGATTTGGTGTTGGAACATGAGTCAATTTCCAGCCATCACGCAGTCATCAAAGCCAACGAGGACGGTTTTGTACTGGTGGACATGGACTCCACGAACGGGACGTTTCTAAACGGGGAAAAGGTGACTGAGGTTCAGTTGACGGACAATGACCAAATCATGTTCGGTTCAGTGGAGACCTTCTTTATCCAGCCTCAGATGAGCTCATCCGCGTTCTCCCTGGAGATGGTTGCACCAAATCATCCGATTCCTGCCGACAAGGCCATGCCCTTACCATTTTCTTGGTGGCCACGGAACCGTCTCATCTCATTTCTTGCCGCAGTTTTCTTTGGAGTTTTGATTATTTTTAATGTGGCGATGAACCCCTTCGCAGCGGTTTTTTTCGTGCTCTTTTTTTATGTGCCGATGACGGGTGTCCGCTATTTCAAGTATTGGTTCCAAACACCTCGGACCGCGAAACATTTTGTGAATGCAAAACCTGCTGGTCCACGACCATTCTGGTGGCATCCAGCCTTTATAGGGTCGGCTTTCGCTGCGCTTGTGGTGTTGTTAACGGTAATGAGCGCAGCATCGCATACCAAAGATGAGATGGCTGTGGCCAGTCAATATCGACAAGCTAATCAGGCTGCTTTGGAGGAACACACAAGCTTTGGCAGTCATGCCGAGTATGCGATTGCGACCGCTGCGAATGTGTATGCCGGCGATGTGATCACACCGTTAGTGCAGGGGATAGATCATTATTCGACCACCCAGGAACTCCAGACCCGAATTAAAGCCGCTGAGGCGTATGAACAGGACTTGGCTTCCACCCGTCAAAATGACGGTGGGGTAATCTTCATCGCAGTGATGGTGCTCTTGGTCGTAGGTGGAGTCATCTTTTGGAAGATTTATGCATGGATCAAAAAGGAATGGAGCACAGTGACGTTGATGGTGATGTTTGCATTCCCAGCCTCGTCATTTGCAGAAACTCCCCCTGCTGGTCTTGCCCTTGATAATGGATGGGCCAGCCCGATGCATGGAGGCATTGCAGCGATGAAAGAGTTGGGTTCCCTGCTGTCGCCTTTTGCTCGTCCCTCTCCCAATGTTGCTCCGGCTCCTGAAATTGAAATTTATCAAGGAGTCACCTACCTGATGCCTTATGCAGAGGCGAAACAGAAGCTGCGACTGACACAGAACATTGTTCCAAAAAACAAGGTCATCACAGCAGGTTTCCCCAAGGACTCGCTCTTTCACTATGCCTTCGATGGGATCTTCGATGGTGGCTTCAACAAGCTCTACATCGTCACTGACAAGGCAGACCAAGTGGTGGCCGTGCAACTGGTCTGTGAATCTCCACGGAGAGACATGCTCAGGGACATTTACACAGCGCCTGATTGGAGCATGTATAACTTCATCAACAACCGGCGCAAAGCGACAACGCGGTTGTGGGTGGACCATCAAACTCACTTTTTGCGCACAGGTAGCTGGAGGGAATACCGCAAGGCCAGCGGCTATGCCCATCCAGAGGGCAAGGAAACCGTGATTCGCATTGATAGCGCCCTTATGGATCCAGATTCGCTTAAGGGCTCGAACTACCGTGGCCAGGAGTGGAAGCTGCTGGAGGTGTCCCAGCTCTACCTGCCTAAGCCGCTTATGGAACTGATGATGCACTACATCGGCACGACCGGTCAGCGTTAA
- a CDS encoding RecB family exonuclease yields the protein MNTQAPPKEEPSEKDIIASLQEQVSASRLNLFLQCRLKFFFRYVLKIQKPKTASLHVGNAVHTVLKSWNKARWVQKPLTLIQAHEAYAKAWSDDSDGIPWKPDEEAEEKTTGWRLVNTYLRESHVPADVKPDAVEVPVEANLINHGLPRLIGILDLVQQRKVIDYKTCASTPNSEKAAHSHEIQTSSYSLLYRHNTGQQESGVELHHLVKLKNPKVVITPMPPMMPRQQLRLFKQIEAYTEGLQRQDFIPSPGMQCASCEFFNECRRWH from the coding sequence ATGAACACCCAGGCTCCCCCTAAAGAGGAGCCGAGTGAGAAAGACATCATCGCCTCATTGCAAGAACAGGTCTCCGCCTCACGGCTGAACCTGTTTTTGCAGTGCAGGTTGAAGTTCTTCTTTCGCTACGTGCTCAAAATACAAAAACCCAAGACAGCGTCGCTGCATGTCGGCAATGCGGTTCACACCGTGTTAAAGTCATGGAACAAGGCACGCTGGGTGCAAAAGCCCCTCACGCTTATCCAGGCGCATGAGGCTTATGCAAAAGCATGGTCGGACGACTCGGACGGGATTCCTTGGAAACCCGATGAAGAGGCGGAGGAAAAGACCACAGGCTGGCGTCTGGTAAACACGTATTTGCGTGAAAGCCATGTGCCTGCCGATGTCAAACCCGATGCCGTGGAAGTGCCCGTAGAGGCCAACCTCATCAACCATGGTTTACCTCGGTTGATCGGCATCCTCGACCTCGTGCAACAACGCAAAGTCATTGATTACAAAACCTGTGCCAGCACTCCAAATTCGGAAAAAGCCGCTCACAGTCACGAGATCCAGACCAGCAGTTACTCCCTTCTTTACCGGCACAACACCGGGCAACAAGAAAGCGGCGTAGAACTGCATCACCTGGTCAAGCTCAAGAACCCGAAAGTGGTCATCACCCCGATGCCACCCATGATGCCCCGACAGCAATTACGGCTGTTTAAACAGATCGAGGCCTACACCGAAGGCTTGCAGCGCCAGGACTTCATTCCTTCCCCAGGGATGCAGTGCGCGAGTTGTGAGTTCTTCAACGAATGCCGCCGATGGCATTAA